A window from Congzhengia minquanensis encodes these proteins:
- a CDS encoding S-layer homology domain-containing protein, with translation MLSKLKFALKKIQMRHSAGSLYEKPSALLYEYGAVCKSDDLEIPKSFRLPKDRIPDCRNQKTTGQCTCFALTGILQILWYLETGEWIQFSTTYAYGRHRASTERRMEGLYPFSLVKRACFLGSVPNEMMPELYEVPLAYDFVQNHPDLDKLDEVASATKIKTYIGFCSADKEKRTEEIKRAILKYQIPVFGNFRMCGAYHAVPIIGWDEKKWYYMNSWGTTYGENGICSSKYDTLTYAILLLDEKNSPVFPFTDVADEHWGSKAIRRCYGAGIINGIDATHFNPEGVLTRAQICQTLYKLAIKFTEANGEIFEDPYTLVTYSDVMPEHWFYNAVRYCSSKLLISEKHDNYFCPDEALTRGEFCNAIWNFIQLVCKSKDMINPSLTKMPFKDIADNDKFYNEIQICYSLGIINGIEKDKFCPDESLNRAQMCQMIYKLIKQIEVYEK, from the coding sequence TATATGAAAAGCCGAGTGCTTTATTATATGAATATGGAGCAGTGTGTAAATCGGATGATTTAGAAATTCCAAAGTCTTTTAGACTTCCAAAAGATAGAATCCCAGATTGTAGGAATCAAAAGACTACAGGACAATGTACTTGTTTTGCCTTAACTGGAATTTTACAAATATTATGGTATCTAGAAACAGGAGAATGGATACAATTCTCTACTACATATGCATATGGAAGGCATCGTGCTAGTACAGAAAGAAGAATGGAAGGTTTATATCCTTTTAGTTTAGTAAAACGAGCTTGTTTCTTAGGTTCTGTTCCAAATGAAATGATGCCAGAACTTTATGAAGTGCCTCTTGCTTATGATTTTGTTCAAAATCATCCAGATTTAGACAAACTTGACGAAGTTGCTTCCGCAACAAAAATTAAAACATATATTGGCTTTTGTTCAGCAGATAAAGAAAAACGTACGGAAGAGATAAAACGTGCTATTTTAAAATATCAAATTCCGGTATTTGGAAACTTTCGCATGTGTGGCGCATATCACGCTGTTCCGATTATAGGTTGGGACGAAAAGAAATGGTATTACATGAATTCTTGGGGAACAACTTATGGAGAAAATGGCATTTGTAGCTCAAAATATGACACATTAACATATGCTATTTTGTTGTTAGATGAAAAGAACTCTCCCGTATTCCCCTTTACTGATGTTGCAGACGAACATTGGGGCAGTAAGGCAATTCGGCGTTGTTATGGGGCTGGTATTATTAATGGTATTGATGCTACGCATTTTAATCCTGAAGGTGTCTTAACGCGAGCACAGATTTGTCAAACATTATATAAGTTAGCAATTAAATTTACTGAGGCTAATGGTGAGATATTTGAAGATCCTTATACTCTTGTTACATATAGTGATGTAATGCCGGAACATTGGTTTTACAACGCGGTGAGATATTGTTCTTCAAAATTACTTATTAGTGAGAAACACGATAATTATTTCTGTCCAGATGAAGCCTTAACAAGAGGTGAATTTTGTAATGCAATATGGAATTTTATTCAGTTAGTTTGTAAATCAAAAGACATGATTAATCCTTCTCTAACAAAAATGCCTTTTAAAGACATTGCAGATAATGATAAATTCTATAACGAAATTCAGATATGTTATTCTTTAGGAATTATCAATGGGATTGAGAAAGATAAATTTTGTCCTGATGAATCTTTGAATAGAGCGCAGATGTGTCAGATGATTTATAAACTGATTAAACAGATTGAGGTATATGAAAAATAA